The following proteins come from a genomic window of Mycobacterium sp. DL:
- a CDS encoding HNH endonuclease signature motif containing protein has translation MYVRRMSGTGLQEAVTALRAAFDAVAACDIDLLTRAELIGPLDDLQTLTCQLPSVSQRLLARLQTETTPQQLGAKSWKDVLTVRWRISAAEANRRLNEAAVLAPRRTITGEPLPAVLPATAAAQSLGLITGEHVAVIRAAVTKLPGFVDATTAAQFEVDVVRVAVGVGPKELKETAALRLFLLDQDGPEPDDTERARTRGLSAGKQQRNGNIPVRGELTPEAWATLEAIFAKFAAPGMCNPDDPEPCTSGTPSQVQIDNDHRSLAQRQHDALVVVGRIALMSGLGDLNGLPVSIIIRTTLQDLESRAGVGVTGGGTVIPITDVVRLGAHAHHSLAVFDGVTGSALDLFRTKRVASPAQRLMLIARENGCTKPCCTVGAYGTQVHHVTADWAAGGNTNIDDLGLACGPDNRMVNTHGGWTTRMNDRHEVEWIPPPGLDTGQARINYYHRPEALLRPPEEPEPGDAEPIASATIDPEPIVAERVAPEPITPEELDPQPSDHTSEPGGPAPPDNQAA, from the coding sequence ATGTATGTTCGAAGGATGTCGGGGACGGGTTTGCAGGAGGCGGTGACCGCGTTGCGGGCCGCCTTCGACGCCGTGGCCGCCTGCGACATCGACCTGCTGACCCGCGCTGAGCTGATCGGGCCCCTCGACGATCTGCAGACCCTGACCTGCCAGCTCCCCAGCGTGAGTCAGCGGCTGCTGGCCCGGCTACAGACCGAGACCACCCCGCAGCAGCTGGGCGCCAAATCCTGGAAAGACGTCCTGACCGTCCGCTGGCGCATCTCGGCTGCTGAGGCGAATCGTCGCCTGAACGAGGCCGCGGTGTTGGCGCCGCGACGCACGATCACCGGAGAGCCCCTCCCCGCGGTGTTGCCGGCGACCGCCGCCGCCCAGAGCCTGGGGCTGATCACTGGTGAGCATGTCGCGGTGATCCGCGCCGCGGTCACAAAGTTGCCGGGTTTCGTCGACGCGACCACCGCGGCCCAGTTCGAAGTCGATGTGGTGCGCGTCGCGGTCGGAGTGGGGCCGAAGGAACTCAAGGAGACCGCCGCGCTGAGGTTGTTCCTGCTCGACCAGGACGGCCCCGAACCCGACGACACCGAACGCGCCCGCACCCGCGGGCTCTCAGCAGGGAAACAACAGCGCAACGGGAACATCCCCGTCCGAGGGGAGTTGACCCCCGAGGCGTGGGCGACTCTGGAGGCGATCTTCGCCAAATTCGCCGCCCCCGGCATGTGCAACCCCGACGATCCCGAGCCGTGCACGTCGGGCACACCGAGTCAGGTCCAGATCGACAACGATCACCGGTCGCTGGCCCAACGCCAGCACGATGCGCTGGTGGTGGTCGGGCGGATCGCGTTGATGAGTGGCCTGGGCGACCTCAACGGGCTCCCGGTGTCGATCATCATCCGCACCACGCTGCAAGACCTCGAGAGCAGGGCCGGGGTCGGTGTCACCGGCGGTGGCACCGTCATCCCGATCACAGACGTGGTCCGCCTCGGCGCCCACGCCCACCACAGCCTCGCGGTGTTCGACGGCGTCACCGGATCAGCGCTGGACCTGTTCCGCACCAAACGCGTCGCCTCCCCCGCTCAGCGGCTCATGCTCATCGCCCGCGAGAACGGCTGCACCAAACCGTGCTGCACCGTCGGCGCCTACGGCACCCAGGTGCATCACGTCACCGCCGACTGGGCGGCCGGCGGCAACACCAACATCGACGACCTCGGCCTGGCCTGTGGACCCGACAACAGAATGGTCAACACCCACGGCGGCTGGACCACCCGGATGAACGACCGCCACGAGGTCGAATGGATCCCACCACCGGGACTGGACACCGGCCAAGCACGGATCAACTACTACCACCGCCCCGAAGCCCTACTCCGCCCACCAGAGGAACCGGAACCCGGCGACGCCGAACCGATCGCGTCGGCGACGATCGACCCTGAACCGATCGTCGCCGAGCGGGTTGCCCCCGAACCCATCACCCCCGAGGAACTCGACCCCCAACCGAGCGACCACACCAGCGAACCCGGCGGACCCGCACCCCCCGACAACCAAGCAGCCTGA
- a CDS encoding FAD-dependent oxidoreductase, which yields MATSPAIPVLIVGAGPTGLTAALELSRLGVAVRIVDRSAQPSSESRALAVQARTLELLRVRGVSDTMLALGNRAHAAALYADGRKLAPIELHRMPSDFNFILMLAQSETERLLAEQLERQGVKVERGVEVTAVRDRGAERPVEVTLSSGIGEREALAASYVIAADGPHSTIRKALGVGFPGRTLPHNYVLADLRVEGAVPQDQVSIFLAAGGFIALFPMGNSRFRLMATDPRKTVGDDDPTVAQIQELYDRAAHIPARLHSPNWSSRFRINSRHVPALRSGRVFLGGDAAHVHSPAGGQGMNLGIQDMINLAWKLAMVLDGRAKPDLLDTYSSERLPVIRRLIRVTEIGTRIFNSTNPMLHAVRIRMAPRALSRNRIQNAAASMFGQLSAGYRGDALARAAGGLDDLRAGDRVPDTSGLYDALDLSALTLFVEDGAVAEVGRSWDGIVTLRKNPAPDAGTWMLVRPDGYLAAAGGPGDGAALDQWLSRWFVKPR from the coding sequence ATGGCCACCTCTCCGGCCATCCCGGTCCTGATCGTCGGCGCGGGACCCACCGGTCTGACCGCAGCGCTGGAACTGTCGCGTCTCGGCGTCGCTGTCCGCATCGTCGACCGGTCCGCACAGCCGTCCTCGGAATCTCGCGCGCTGGCGGTTCAGGCGCGCACGTTGGAGCTGCTGCGGGTGCGCGGTGTCAGCGACACGATGCTCGCGCTGGGCAACCGGGCGCATGCCGCCGCACTGTATGCCGACGGGCGCAAACTCGCTCCGATCGAACTCCACCGCATGCCCAGCGATTTCAACTTCATCCTGATGCTCGCCCAATCCGAGACCGAGCGGCTGCTGGCCGAACAACTGGAGCGTCAGGGCGTCAAGGTCGAGCGCGGCGTGGAGGTGACCGCGGTCCGAGATCGGGGGGCTGAGCGGCCGGTCGAAGTCACGCTGAGCAGCGGTATCGGCGAGCGGGAGGCGCTGGCCGCGTCCTATGTGATCGCCGCCGACGGGCCACACAGCACGATCCGGAAGGCGCTGGGTGTGGGGTTCCCCGGCCGGACGCTCCCCCACAACTACGTACTCGCCGACCTCCGTGTCGAGGGCGCCGTTCCCCAGGATCAGGTGTCGATATTTCTCGCCGCCGGTGGCTTCATCGCCCTTTTCCCTATGGGAAACAGCAGGTTTCGGCTGATGGCTACCGATCCCCGGAAAACGGTCGGCGATGACGATCCGACGGTCGCGCAGATCCAGGAGCTGTACGACCGGGCGGCGCACATCCCTGCGCGGTTGCATTCGCCGAACTGGAGTTCGCGCTTCCGCATCAACAGCCGCCACGTGCCCGCGCTGAGGTCCGGCCGGGTGTTCCTCGGCGGTGACGCCGCGCACGTCCACAGCCCGGCCGGCGGACAGGGCATGAACCTCGGCATCCAGGACATGATCAATCTCGCGTGGAAGCTCGCCATGGTGCTCGACGGTCGGGCGAAGCCGGACCTGCTCGACACCTACAGTTCCGAGCGACTTCCCGTCATTCGTCGGCTCATCCGAGTCACCGAGATCGGCACCCGGATCTTCAACTCCACCAATCCGATGCTGCACGCGGTGCGGATCCGGATGGCGCCGCGAGCGCTGTCGCGCAACCGCATTCAGAATGCGGCCGCGTCGATGTTCGGTCAACTGTCCGCCGGCTACCGCGGTGACGCTCTCGCCCGGGCCGCCGGCGGCCTCGACGACCTGCGCGCCGGTGATCGGGTGCCGGACACTTCGGGCTTGTACGACGCGCTCGACCTGTCGGCGCTGACACTTTTTGTCGAAGACGGAGCGGTCGCCGAGGTGGGGCGCTCCTGGGACGGGATCGTCACGCTACGAAAGAACCCCGCTCCGGACGCCGGCACATGGATGCTGGTGCGGCCGGACGGCTACCTCGCCGCGGCGGGCGGGCCGGGTGACGGCGCAGCGTTGGATCAGTGGTTGTCCCGGTGGTTCGTCAAGCCTCGCTGA
- a CDS encoding TetR family transcriptional regulator: MTTTRARNAEGTRAEILAAARARFGSDGYERTTLRAIAADVGVDAALVIRYFGNKQQLFATAVEFTLDLPDLTTLKPDDMAAAMMQRFFALWEAESTFVALLRAAMTSSTATDTMRKVFATQVAPTIAAVAPDNPGQRAALIGSLILGMATTRYVLEAPAATAMGHDELLAWVRPIIRDLLVGPAPR; this comes from the coding sequence ATGACGACGACGCGGGCGCGCAATGCGGAGGGAACTCGGGCTGAGATCCTGGCCGCCGCGCGTGCGCGATTCGGAAGCGACGGATACGAGCGCACCACCCTGCGGGCGATCGCCGCGGACGTCGGTGTCGACGCCGCGCTCGTCATCCGCTACTTCGGCAACAAGCAGCAACTCTTCGCCACCGCCGTCGAATTCACACTGGATCTGCCCGATCTGACGACGTTGAAGCCCGACGACATGGCCGCGGCGATGATGCAACGGTTCTTCGCGCTCTGGGAGGCCGAGTCCACCTTCGTCGCGCTGTTGCGCGCTGCGATGACGAGTTCGACGGCGACCGACACGATGCGCAAGGTGTTCGCGACACAGGTTGCGCCCACCATCGCCGCGGTTGCGCCCGACAATCCGGGTCAGAGGGCGGCGCTGATCGGCTCCCTGATTCTCGGGATGGCCACGACACGCTACGTACTCGAGGCTCCGGCGGCGACGGCGATGGGCCACGACGAACTTCTCGCGTGGGTGCGCCCGATCATCAGAGACCTTCTGGTGGGACCCGCCCCGCGGTGA
- a CDS encoding PaaI family thioesterase — translation MLDYTRVENLSAADVQRLRAVYEPLTTSVRDLVDATIRTEVDADAVAAATAEIDSATARLRVKQRDRSFGIQFGADGDSMPWGNAVIGVRNPTAPPLVIRRMPDGSVTSDFYLGAAFEGPPGHVHGGVSAMILDHVLGDAASTPGKHRLTGTITVRYRRLTPLGRVRAEARVTRSEGFKTYAIGHLADDEGVTVEAEGVFIEPRWARD, via the coding sequence GTGCTGGATTACACCCGTGTCGAGAACCTCAGCGCCGCCGATGTGCAGCGGCTCCGCGCCGTCTACGAGCCGCTGACGACGTCGGTGCGCGATCTTGTCGACGCAACCATCCGCACCGAAGTCGACGCCGACGCGGTCGCCGCTGCCACCGCCGAGATCGATTCGGCCACAGCACGGTTGCGCGTGAAGCAGCGGGATCGGTCTTTCGGAATCCAGTTCGGAGCCGACGGGGATTCGATGCCGTGGGGCAACGCGGTGATCGGCGTGCGCAATCCGACCGCTCCACCACTTGTGATCCGACGGATGCCCGACGGGTCCGTGACGAGCGACTTCTATCTGGGTGCGGCGTTCGAAGGTCCACCGGGGCACGTCCACGGCGGCGTCTCGGCCATGATCCTCGACCACGTACTCGGGGATGCGGCGAGCACACCGGGCAAACACCGTCTGACCGGGACGATCACGGTCCGCTACCGGCGACTGACGCCTTTGGGCCGGGTGCGCGCCGAGGCCAGGGTCACCCGTAGCGAGGGTTTCAAGACCTACGCCATAGGGCACCTCGCCGACGATGAGGGTGTGACGGTCGAGGCCGAAGGGGTCTTCATCGAACCGCGGTGGGCCCGGGACTGA
- a CDS encoding FUSC family protein, which translates to MIKGLTLPEVPDPAAVLRSLLGIVAVTVIAVNWGPGGSATAVAGAAAIAGATALQDSPRARIPLVAAVSALLGVAVLLGALTSAYPVVFVIVAALWCFGAAMPWALGAHAGLIGAASAALLVITPPVPPTVSSTLGTSALVVVGGLVQAGLIAVSPPRRWRAQRRALSAAYRSLAADARVLSEGAAFSGPPIDSEPLIALRDAFTLEDGQATSRPAEYRDWYGLPERIAKSLVAVAGRPAATDVLAAAADTLAAVAETRRSARGDADAAIRRLYAAADELAGPESAVVQRLSTQLHEAVAVRLGDFVPSSPDALRLRRPELRTSVRSALDLTRRHLDRHSPVFRHAVRLAVAVAVGCAIERYAEVAQGYWIPLTVLMVLRPETAHTYTRCVGRLAGSLVGIVVAAGALVLIDPGAVVSAVLAIACVGIAYAASGVGYLALSAALTAAVVFLINIDRTGDAATPSALLFASLVGGAMAVIAHVLLPDDALTRLGQRAGELLKTEVDYAATVIRACVHEVDNPADTMSAAWQRAFRARAAFEAAAGATRIDTRELRHWLRSYRTALNAVTASCTTLEANFPGNRSADWSREFVLAVDEYVESLCGDPPTPASPWSVDTVELAAADQRLRDAVSERGSEDGGARLLVTEIGTITVHLSVIAVSPGPTAVR; encoded by the coding sequence GTGATCAAGGGCTTGACGCTGCCGGAGGTGCCGGATCCCGCCGCGGTGCTGCGAAGCCTGCTGGGCATCGTGGCGGTCACGGTGATCGCGGTGAACTGGGGTCCGGGGGGCTCGGCCACTGCCGTTGCAGGGGCGGCCGCGATCGCCGGGGCCACCGCGTTGCAGGACAGTCCGCGGGCGCGTATCCCACTGGTCGCTGCGGTCTCGGCGCTGTTGGGTGTGGCTGTCCTGCTGGGGGCCTTGACGTCGGCGTACCCGGTGGTCTTCGTGATCGTGGCTGCGCTCTGGTGTTTCGGCGCGGCGATGCCGTGGGCTCTGGGCGCCCATGCCGGATTGATCGGAGCGGCATCGGCTGCGTTACTGGTCATCACGCCCCCCGTGCCGCCTACGGTGTCCTCGACCCTGGGGACGTCGGCACTGGTTGTCGTCGGCGGGTTGGTACAGGCTGGCCTCATCGCGGTCTCTCCGCCGCGCCGATGGCGTGCCCAGCGCCGCGCGCTCTCCGCGGCCTACCGCTCACTGGCCGCGGACGCCCGAGTGCTGTCCGAGGGAGCTGCCTTCTCGGGGCCGCCGATCGACTCCGAACCGCTGATCGCGCTGCGGGATGCGTTCACCCTCGAGGACGGGCAGGCCACATCGCGACCGGCCGAGTACCGCGACTGGTACGGCCTGCCCGAACGGATCGCCAAATCTCTGGTCGCCGTGGCCGGCAGGCCCGCCGCGACCGACGTGTTGGCTGCAGCCGCCGACACCTTGGCGGCGGTGGCCGAAACCCGTCGCTCCGCACGCGGGGACGCCGACGCCGCGATCCGGCGTCTGTACGCGGCCGCCGACGAGCTGGCCGGACCCGAGTCGGCGGTGGTGCAGCGGCTCTCGACGCAGTTGCACGAAGCGGTGGCGGTCCGGTTGGGCGATTTTGTGCCGTCCTCCCCCGACGCCCTCCGTCTTCGTCGGCCTGAGCTGAGGACCTCGGTGCGTTCGGCGCTGGATCTGACCCGCCGCCATCTCGACCGGCATTCCCCGGTGTTCCGGCATGCAGTGCGCCTGGCTGTCGCCGTCGCTGTGGGCTGCGCCATCGAGCGTTACGCCGAAGTGGCACAAGGTTACTGGATACCGCTGACCGTGTTGATGGTGCTGCGACCCGAGACCGCTCACACCTACACCCGTTGTGTGGGGCGGTTGGCGGGAAGCCTCGTCGGCATCGTGGTGGCGGCGGGCGCGCTCGTCTTGATCGATCCGGGCGCGGTGGTGTCGGCGGTGCTGGCGATCGCCTGCGTCGGGATCGCCTACGCCGCTTCCGGAGTCGGCTACCTGGCGCTGTCGGCGGCGCTGACGGCCGCCGTGGTCTTCCTGATCAACATCGACCGGACCGGCGACGCGGCCACCCCGAGTGCGCTGTTGTTCGCCTCGCTGGTCGGCGGCGCGATGGCGGTGATCGCCCACGTTCTGCTTCCTGATGACGCCTTGACCAGGTTGGGGCAGCGGGCCGGTGAGCTGTTGAAAACTGAGGTCGACTACGCCGCAACGGTGATCAGGGCCTGCGTGCACGAGGTCGACAACCCCGCCGACACGATGTCCGCGGCGTGGCAGCGGGCGTTCCGGGCGCGCGCGGCTTTTGAGGCCGCTGCGGGTGCCACGCGCATCGACACTCGCGAATTGCGACACTGGCTGAGGTCGTACCGGACGGCACTGAACGCCGTCACCGCATCCTGCACGACTCTGGAAGCCAACTTCCCCGGCAACCGCTCGGCGGACTGGAGTCGGGAATTCGTGCTGGCCGTCGACGAGTACGTCGAATCGCTCTGCGGTGACCCGCCGACGCCGGCGTCGCCGTGGTCGGTGGACACCGTGGAGTTGGCAGCCGCCGACCAGCGACTGCGCGATGCGGTGTCCGAGCGTGGCTCCGAGGACGGCGGGGCGCGACTGCTGGTGACGGAGATCGGCACGATCACCGTCCATCTGTCGGTGATCGCCGTCAGTCCCGGGCCCACCGCGGTTCGATGA
- a CDS encoding EthD domain-containing protein: MEKVIITLRGTPGDDAWCTRLRTEIAQDLLDTEVPGLAINVRDAVVADSLMTLTTLDPPVIALVTLWTQQCYGEQIRTATTLLSGLCEHVAAYLVTESVPLPPPVTEPGERTPGFANVALLRRPAELDEATWLDRWHNNHTQVAIDTQSTFGYVQNAVVRALTEDAPPISAIVEELFPIEATSDLHVFFGAADDDQLNDRMTRMVASTSAFGANRDVDTVPTSRYVLRTAFAPAATLQP; encoded by the coding sequence GTGGAGAAAGTCATCATCACCCTGCGGGGGACCCCCGGCGACGACGCGTGGTGCACCCGACTGCGCACCGAGATCGCCCAGGATCTGCTGGACACCGAGGTGCCCGGTCTGGCGATCAACGTCCGCGACGCAGTGGTCGCCGACTCACTGATGACGCTCACGACGCTCGACCCACCGGTGATCGCATTGGTCACCCTGTGGACCCAGCAGTGCTACGGCGAGCAGATCCGCACGGCCACAACTCTGTTGAGCGGGCTGTGCGAACACGTCGCCGCATACCTGGTGACCGAGTCGGTTCCCTTGCCGCCTCCGGTCACCGAGCCCGGCGAACGGACTCCGGGGTTCGCCAACGTCGCGCTGCTGCGTCGGCCGGCCGAACTGGACGAGGCGACGTGGCTGGACCGCTGGCACAACAATCACACCCAGGTCGCCATCGACACCCAGTCGACTTTCGGTTACGTCCAGAACGCTGTGGTCCGGGCACTCACCGAGGACGCTCCGCCGATCTCGGCGATCGTCGAGGAACTCTTCCCGATCGAGGCGACCTCTGATCTGCACGTGTTCTTCGGTGCAGCCGACGACGACCAACTCAACGACCGCATGACACGCATGGTGGCCAGCACGTCGGCGTTCGGGGCCAACCGCGACGTCGACACCGTGCCGACGAGCCGCTACGTGCTTCGCACGGCGTTCGCGCCGGCGGCTACGCTGCAGCCGTGA
- a CDS encoding enoyl-CoA hydratase-related protein yields the protein MTLQITDDNRVRTLLLDRPEALNAFNEELYLATATALRDAADDPEIAVVLITGAGRAFSAGNDLKEMQARIEDSSLSSDGSHFSTMISALTELPKPLICAVNGVGLGIGTTLLGYADLVFMSTTARLKCPFTSLGVAPEAASSYLLPQLIGRQNASWLLLSSEWVDAAEAQRMGIAWKVCEPEDLMPEARRHAEILASRSIPSLMAVKQTIVDPYRAGIAAATERENAHFMELLGGAANAAALAEFTGQRKG from the coding sequence GTGACTCTGCAGATCACCGACGACAACCGGGTCCGCACCCTGCTTCTCGACCGGCCCGAGGCGCTCAACGCGTTCAACGAAGAGCTCTACCTCGCCACCGCGACGGCGTTGCGCGACGCGGCCGACGACCCCGAGATCGCGGTCGTGTTGATCACCGGCGCGGGCCGGGCGTTCAGTGCCGGCAACGACCTCAAGGAGATGCAGGCACGTATCGAGGATTCGTCGCTGAGCTCGGACGGCAGCCACTTTTCGACGATGATCAGTGCGCTGACCGAACTCCCGAAGCCGCTGATCTGCGCGGTTAACGGTGTCGGCCTGGGGATCGGCACGACGCTCCTCGGCTACGCCGATCTGGTGTTCATGTCGACAACCGCCCGGCTGAAGTGCCCGTTCACCAGCCTCGGTGTCGCACCGGAAGCGGCATCGTCGTATCTACTGCCGCAGCTGATCGGCAGGCAGAACGCGTCGTGGCTGCTGTTGTCCTCGGAATGGGTTGACGCAGCCGAGGCCCAGCGGATGGGTATCGCCTGGAAGGTCTGCGAGCCCGAGGATCTGATGCCGGAAGCCCGTAGGCACGCGGAAATCCTTGCCTCACGCTCGATCCCGAGCCTGATGGCCGTCAAACAGACGATCGTCGACCCGTACCGGGCGGGGATCGCAGCAGCCACCGAACGCGAGAACGCCCACTTCATGGAATTGCTCGGGGGAGCCGCCAACGCCGCCGCCCTCGCGGAGTTCACCGGTCAGCGCAAGGGCTGA
- a CDS encoding (2Fe-2S)-binding protein has protein sequence MFVCLCTGTTSHVVSEIVANGARTSREIAAACGAGGDCGRCRRTLRAMIEAHFAAVDSAAETVSR, from the coding sequence ATGTTCGTCTGTCTGTGCACCGGAACCACGAGCCACGTGGTCAGTGAGATCGTGGCCAACGGTGCGCGGACATCAAGAGAGATCGCCGCCGCGTGCGGCGCCGGCGGTGACTGCGGCAGATGTCGGCGAACGCTGCGAGCGATGATCGAGGCTCATTTTGCGGCGGTCGACTCCGCCGCGGAGACGGTCAGTCGTTAG
- a CDS encoding fatty-acid--CoA ligase — protein MGEYDLHSFILACDFRVDDVDRMWEWLKKHHDGLQSMGAHHVVLYESIWEPRRVLVTIGIRHASSIRDVLRSPAIFEWFDISGADDIPPIFGGEVVEKIDLDPPTPEEHIGRVVVGVMSSVEDVPALMVKVHDGLERFKQGGVRKIWVYRAFDDGHEVLILQEIDGEANARQWIEHPDAAAEWMTNAGLGAYPTRFVGRFAHLMSVGEQG, from the coding sequence ATGGGTGAGTATGATTTGCACTCATTCATTCTTGCCTGCGATTTCCGCGTCGATGATGTCGACCGAATGTGGGAATGGCTGAAGAAACACCACGACGGACTTCAGTCGATGGGCGCCCATCATGTGGTTCTCTATGAATCGATATGGGAACCGCGGCGGGTCCTGGTGACAATCGGAATTCGACATGCCAGCTCGATTCGGGATGTCCTCAGGTCGCCCGCGATCTTCGAATGGTTCGATATCTCCGGCGCCGACGATATTCCGCCGATCTTCGGAGGAGAAGTCGTCGAGAAGATCGATCTCGACCCGCCCACTCCCGAGGAACACATCGGCCGCGTCGTGGTGGGCGTCATGTCCTCGGTCGAGGATGTGCCCGCGCTGATGGTCAAGGTGCACGACGGCCTCGAGCGATTCAAGCAGGGCGGCGTCCGCAAGATCTGGGTCTACCGTGCCTTCGACGACGGCCACGAGGTGCTGATCCTGCAGGAAATCGACGGCGAGGCCAACGCGAGGCAGTGGATCGAGCACCCCGACGCGGCGGCCGAGTGGATGACGAACGCCGGACTGGGTGCCTATCCCACCCGGTTCGTCGGCAGGTTCGCTCATCTGATGAGTGTCGGCGAGCAGGGGTAG
- the bfr gene encoding bacterioferritin codes for MQGDPEVLKLLNEQLTSELTAINQYFLHSKMQDNWGFTELAEHTRKESFEEMVHAEEITDRILILDGLPNYQRLFSLRVGQTLREQFEADLAIEYEVVGRLRPGVIMCREKGDATSANLLEKILADEELHIDYLETQLELMGKLGEELYSAQCVARPPK; via the coding sequence ATGCAAGGCGATCCCGAGGTTCTCAAGCTGCTCAATGAGCAATTGACGAGCGAACTCACGGCGATCAATCAGTATTTCCTGCATTCCAAGATGCAGGACAATTGGGGATTCACCGAATTGGCGGAGCACACCCGCAAAGAATCATTCGAAGAAATGGTGCACGCCGAGGAAATCACCGATCGCATTCTCATTCTGGACGGACTACCCAACTATCAGCGGCTGTTCTCCCTGCGGGTGGGCCAGACCCTGCGTGAACAGTTCGAAGCCGATCTCGCGATCGAGTACGAGGTCGTCGGCCGCCTGCGACCGGGCGTCATCATGTGCCGCGAGAAAGGTGACGCCACCTCGGCGAACCTCCTCGAGAAGATCCTCGCCGACGAGGAGTTGCACATCGACTACCTCGAGACCCAACTCGAGCTGATGGGCAAGCTCGGCGAGGAGCTGTACTCGGCCCAGTGCGTGGCCCGCCCGCCAAAGTAA